ACGCCAGTCCGGCGCCGACCAATGCACCGAGCAGCATGCGCGGTACGCGGATCAGCCAGACGATGTGTTCCTGGCCGGCGCTCCAGTCCGGCACGCCGAGGCCGAACAGTTTGTGCAGCAGAATCCGCCACACCACGTCCACCGGCACCCGCGCCGGACCGAAGCCCAGCGACACCACGCACGACACCAGCAGCACCGCGCCGAGGGCGATCAGCAGCCAGGCGTAACGACGATTGATCATTCGCCGTGGAACCCTTTGGCCAGGGTTTCAACCGCCAGCACGTTGTCGATCCCCGGCGTGGCCTGCACGTAAGGGATGACGATAAAGCGCTGGTTCTTGATCGCGTCCACCGATTGCAGCGCCTTGTTCTTCAGCAGGAATTCAATCTTCTGCTCGGCGGTGATTTCGCTGTAGTCGACGATTACGATCACCTGCGGATTGCGCTCGACCACGGTTTCCCAGTTGACCCGGGTCCAGCTCGCTTCGACGTCATCGAGAATGTTGCGCCCGCCGGCCGCGTCGATCAGTGCTTGCGGCATGCCGAGTCGGCCGGAAGTCATGGCGCGGTCTTCGCCGCTGTCGTACAGGAACACTCGGGGTTTTTCGGCGGGCAGATCTTTGCTGATTTCCGCGACCTGGTTTTGCATGTCGGCGATCAGCGCGTTGGCGCGATCCTGCACGTCGAAGATCTTTCCGAGGTTGCGCAGGTCGTTGTAAGTATCGTCCAGCGTGGCGGCGGGGCGCTTCATCACGAAGGCGCAGGACTCGGTCAGTTCATAGACGTTGATGCCCAGAGGTTGCAGGGTCTGCGGCGTGAGATCACCGCCGACGCGCATGCCGTAATCCCAACCGGCGAAGAAGAAATCGACGTTGGCGTTGAGCAGGGTTTCCACCGACGGGTACTTGGCCGCCAGTTCCGGCAGACCGTCGAGCAGGCTCTGCATTTCCGGTGTTACCGACTTCCAGCCACTGACGCCGCTGTAGCCGGCCATCTTCGACTTGAGGCCGAGGGCGAGCATCATCTGGGTCATGTTGATGTCGTGGCTGACCGCGTGTTTCGGCGCTTGCTTGAAGGTCACTTCGCGGTTGCAGCTCTGGATCGTCAGCGGGTACTTCGTGGCCTCGGCGAAGGCTTGGGTGGTGCCCAGCAACAGAGCGAGGCAAAGCAGGGAGCGCACAGTCATGGTCGGGTTATCCAGGTGATTCGCGGGTAGCCGTGGAGGGGGTGGGCGTCGATCAATGCTTCGACGCCGAACACATCGCGCAGCAGTTCGACAGTGAGCACTTCTTGCGGCGTGCCGCTGGCGACGATGCGACCGTGGTTGATCACATACAACCGGTCGCAGAATGCGGCGGCGAGGTTCAGGTCGTGAATGCTCGCCAACGTGCCGATCTGCAAACGCTTGACCAGTTGCAGCAGCTCCAGCTGATAGCGCGGGTCGAGGTGGTTGGTCGGCTCGTCGAGGATCAGCAGTTGCGGTTGCTGGGTCAGGGCGCGGGCGAGGATCACACGCTGCTTTTCACCACCGGACAGCGTGGCGAACGCGTGGTCTTCGAAACCGTCGAGGCCCACGGATTTGAGGGCCTGAGTGGCGAGGCTGCGGTCTTCCAGCGTGTCGCCGTCGAACAGGCCTTTGTGCGGCGTGCGGCCCATGGCGACCACTTCCTCGACGGTCAGTCCGAAGGCGTCGGGGAATTCCTGCAGCACCACGGCGATGCGTTGCGCGCACCAGCGCGAGGATTGCTTCCAGACGTTGTGGTGATCGAGTCTGACCTCACCGTGCTCCGGCTGGCTGAAGCGATAGGCACAGCGCAACAGGCTGGTCTTGCCGCTGCCATTGGGCCCGATCAGCCCGACGAACTCACCGGCGGCCACGTGCAACGAAGCGTCACGCAGCTGGAACTGGTGATGGCAGTGGCCGTGGCCCAGGGGTGTCCAGGCTAGATCGGTGAGGGACAGTGAGGTCATTTCGTTCCTGTTCTAGAAGGTGTAGTCAGCTGTGACAAAGAACGAACGAGGCTCACCCAGAATCCACTGCTGGCCCTCATTGTATTGGCTTTGCGCATACGTCCGGTCAAACAGATTGTTCACCTGCAAGCCCAGCGTGGTGTTGCGCAGGGCTTTCCACGACAGCGTCGCATCGACCACGGTGTAGCTCGGCAGCTCGTTGCGGTTGGCCATGTCGGCGTAGCGCGCATCGACGTAACGCACACCGGCACCGGCCTTCAGGTCATCGCTCAGCGCCTTGCTCAGCCAAAGATTGGCGGTGCGCCGTGGTACGTCCACCGGACGATTACCGTTGCGCGACACCGGCACGCCGCCGACCACTTCTTCAAAATCGTCGTACTTGGCCTTCACGATCGCGGCGTTGGCTTGCAGTTGCCAGGCGTGTGGCAATTGCAGATCGAGGCTGGCTTCCAGCCCGTTCGACGATTGCTGGCCGACCTGCTGCTTGAGCGTCGGATTGCCCGGATCGTCGGTCAGCAGCTTCTTTTTCACGATGCGATACGCCGCCAGGGTGAACTCGCCGCGCTGATCCCAGAACAGTTGCTTCAGGCCGATCTCGGTTTGCCGGGCGGTGGACAGGTCATATTGCTGCTGGCTCGGGCTCAAGGAGATCAGCCCGCCGATGCCATCGGTGCTGGTGGCGACCTGACCGTAGAACGAGGTGCCCTGCGTCAGCGCGAACACCAGTCCGGCCTTCCAGTTGTTGCCGGTCAGGGTCTTGTCGCTCTGGCTGCCGTCGACCAGGTTGTTGCGATCCACATGCACGTAGTCGCGGCGCACACCGGTCACCAGCGACCAGCGCTCGCTCAGTTGCGTGCGGTTCTCGGCGAATACCGACATCTGTTTGGTGGTGCTGTCGAACTGATCGCGATACGGGTTCGCGCTCTCGAAGTAACCTGGTTGTGGGTGATACAGATCCAGCGGCTGGCCGTTCGGCAATACGTCATTGAACGGCGAGTTGCTGTCGAGCTGGAAGCGGATGCGGTTGTAATCGACGCCGGTCACGGTCTGGCTGTCGAAGCCGAACAGCGAATGCTTGAAGGTGAAGGTCTGGCGGTCGCCGACCTGTTCCTGTTTGTGGCCGATGCCGAAGTAACCGCTGCGGCTGAGTTGTTGGCTGCCAGCGTCGAAGTTGTAGTTCTCGGCGTTCTGCCAACGACGCTGGGCCTTGAGGTAGTACAGCTCGTTGCTGGCGCTGACCGCATCGTTGATCTGCCAATCCGTGGTCAGGCGCGTCCATTGATCGTTGTAGTGCTGCTTGTCGTCGCGCACGTTGTAGTTCTTGTTGCGCAGGCTGTCTTTCAACTGGCCGTTGATCAGTGGCGTGCCGAAGTAGTTCTGCGGGCGTTGGTCGCCGTAATCGTGGGCGAGGGTGAAGGTCAGGTCGTCAGTGGCCTGCCAGCGCAGGGCGGCGCTGATGAAGTCGCTGGACGAGTCGCCGCGATCGATCCAGCCGTTGCTGCGCAGGCGATTGAGGTTAAGGCGATAGCTCAGGGTGTCGGTCAGCGAGCCGCCGCTGTCGAACGCCTGTTGCTGGCGGTCGAACGAGCCGTAACCGACGCGCACATGGTTTTCGATTTCGCCTTCGAACGGCTTCTTCGGAATCACGTTGACCACCGCGCCGGTCGCGCCTTCGCCGTACAGCACCGAGGCCGGGCCGCGCAGGACATCGACGCGCTCCATCGACCAGGTGTCGACCGGGAACGTCACGGTGCCCATGCCGGTGTACATGCGGTTGCCGTCATACAACTGCATCACCGAGCTCTGTCCGGTAAAACCCCGAGCCTGCAACGAGGTGCCGCCGTCGCCCGGCGTGCCGGTGCGACTGATGCCGGTGCTGCGCGACACCGCGTCCTGCACGCTGCGATCGCCACGGGCGCGGACTTGCTCGCCGCTGAGGCTTTCGACGCTGGCCGGGGTTTCCATCGCGTTGAGGTTGAGGCGCGAGCCGGCGCTGGTCGGCGTGGTCAGGCTGACGGTCGGGTCGTCATTGGCCGGGGCGGTGATGGTGCCGGTGGGCAGCGTCAGCGGGGCGTTGTCGGCGTGGGCGCTGTGGTTCAGGGCGAACAGACAGAGGCTGGACAAGAGGTACTTGTTCATCGGGGCGGTGAATCACTTCTTCAAAAGAAAAGCCCGCAGGCTCATGACAATCCATGGCTGCGGGCAGAGCAGCAAATTTTCGTTATACAGTAACACTAAAAAATGCCGGAGTTTAAGCCCCGGCAGTTTAAAGATCTGTCTAGATCACGCATCTCGCCTGTTTCATGATGAAGTTGAGGCAGATTCAGCTTGTCGGCCCAGACGCGACAGCAGCAGTCGATCCAGCAACCACACCACCACCAGCGAAGCCCCCACCAGCGGAAACACCACCGCCAGAACCAGCATGATCGCCACGCCGGTTTTCCATTTCGGCAGATCGTGGCGCAGCGGTGGTACGCCGAACTTGCCCTGTGGCCGGCGCTTCCACCAGATCACCACGCCGCTGACGGCGCTGAGCAGGATCATCAAGCAGATCAGCAGCACGATGATCTGGTTGAAGGTGCCGAACATCTTGCCTTCGTGGAGCATCACGCCGATCTCGGTAGCCCGCGCTACTGCGCCGTATTGCTCGAAGCGCACGTCGGCCAACACCTTGCCGGTGTACTGATCGACGTGCAGGGTGGCATCGTTGCGCGGGTCGTCGGCGAACACCGCGATGGTGAACACACCGGTGGCGGTGGTCGGCAGGGTGATGCTGTAGCCCGGCTCGACCTTGCGCTCGATGGCGATGTTCTGCACGTCCTGCAGCCGGATGGTCGGTGCGGCGGGGCCGTGTTGCATGCCGCCATGGGCCATGTGTTCGGCGTGGTCGCCGGACATCGGCATCGGGGTGTTTTCCATCGCCCACGGCACGGTCTGGCGGGCGGCGTTGTTGAGGCTGCCGGCCTCGACGTCGGAGGTCGGCACGTTGTCCCACATCGCCGCCGGAAACACGTTCCACACCTGGGCGTACTGCTTGCCCCAGAAGCCGGTCCAGGTCATGCCGCTGAGCAGCATCACCAGCAACAATGTCGCGCCCCAGAAACCGGTAACCGCGTGCAGGTCACGCCACAGAACGCGGCCGCGACTGTTCAGGCGTGGCCACAGAATCCCCGCTGCCTGACCTCGCGGCCACCACAGGAAAACCCCGGATACCACCAGCACCACGCCCCAGCCGGCTGCCATTTCGATCAGTCGGTCACCGACGGTGCCGATCATCAGTTCGCCATGGATCGCCCGGGCAATGGCTTGCAGGTTCTGCTTGGCATCCTGCTCGCCGAGGATGTCGCCGTGGTACGGATCGACGAACACGTTCAGTTCATGGCCGGCATTGGCCACGACAAACTGCGCGCTGCGCTCGGCATTCACCGGCGGCAGGTACTGAGTGACCTGGCCCTGTGGATAAGCGCTTTTGACCTTTTGCAGCAAGTCATCGGCCGGCACGGTGTGATGCCCGGCAGGGACGTTCAGCAGGCTGCTGTACATCAGCGAATCGAGCTGCGGCTTGAACAGGTAAATGATGCCGGTCAGGGCCAGCATCACCATGAAAGGCGCGACGAACAATCCGGCATAAAAATGCCAACGCCAGGCCAGGTTGTAGAAATTCGGTTTGGGCTGTTTCATCACGAGTGCTCCGCTTGGCTTGGATCTTCTAGTTGTCTGTTGCCGCCCGCTCCCTGAAGGGAGCGAGCGCCCTTCAGGGTTAGAAACTCATGTCCACCTTGGTCCAGAGCGTGCGCCCCGGTTCATTGATCGCTTGCGGGTCGTTGGCCGGGTAGCCGAACCCGGCGTTGCCCGCCAGGTTCAGGTGTTCGGCGTAAGCCTTGCCGAACAGGTTGTCGACGCCGGTACTGACCTTCCAGTTTTTGTTGATCCGGTAGGCACCGTTGAGCGAGAACACGCCGAAGCCCGAACTCTTGTCGTAATCCTTGCCGACCACGTTGCCCTGGTTCTGGTCGATACGGTTTTGCGCGGCAACCACCCTCCACAGTGCGCCGGCGCTCCAGTTGTCTTCGGTATAGGTCAGGCCGAAGCGGGCATCCAGCGGCGGCATCTGCGGCAGAGCCTTGCCGTCGCTGCTGTTCTTGCCCCAGGCGTAGGCCAGGGTCGCATCGGCTTTCCAGTTGTCGGTGAGTTTGTAAGCGGCACCGAGTTCACCGCCCATGATCCGCGCGTCGATGTTCTCGGCGCGGGAAGTGCTCATGCCCATCATCCCCGGCGTGTAATCGAACAGGATGTAGTCGCGCACCACGCCGATGTAGCCCGAGGCCCAGGCTTCGAGCTCGGCGCTCTTGTAGTTCACGCCAAAGTCGAGCTGGGTGGTCTTTTCCGGTTTGATCGAATCGAACGCATTGACCGAACCCGCCGGGCCGGACTTGGGCGAAAACAGCTCCCAGTAATCCGGGAAGCGCTGCGCGTGGCCGAGGCCGGCGTAGAGCGTGGTCGGGCTGTCGGCCAGGTCATGCTCGTAACGGACGAAGCCGCTCGGCAGGGTGTCGGCGCGGGTATCGCCGGCAGTCGGATTCGGACGGGACATCATTCCCGAACCGGTGGTTTGCCGATAATCCTTGGCCGAGGCACGGTCGACCCGGGCGCCGGTAATCAGCCGGTCGCGGTCGGCGGCGTACCAGGTCATCTCGCTGAACACGCCGTAGTTATGGAAGTCGGCGTCCTTGGTGTACGGCTGATCCTTGTAGGTATCGATGCCCATGCCGCTGCGCTGACGGTGTTCGTTGGTCTGCGCATCGAGCCCGGTGATCAGCTGGATATCGGCCCAGCGCCAGGTCGCCTTGATCCGCGCGCCGAGGGTGCGGCGGTCGACGTTGGACGCCATGGGACCTGCCATCATCCCGGTGCCGGACGGCGTGCGCAGGGTGTAGTTGTCCATCACGTGGTCGGCGTAGTTGTAGTAGACCTGCGCTTCGAGCTTCTCCAGCACGTCGGTGATGTTGGATTTTTCGACGCGCAGGCCGATGCTTTCGCGCAGGAATTGCGAGCCGTCCATGCCGCGTCCGGCGTAGCGGGCTTCGCCGTCGCCCTTGCCGGCGGTCAGTTCGATCAGGGTGTCGGCGTCCGGGGTCCAGCCTACTGCTACATCGCCGTTCCACTTGTCATAGCGCGAGGCAACGATGTCGTTGTTGCCGTCGCGGTAGTCGTCGGAATGCGCGGTGTTGCCGATCACTCGCACATAGCCCAGTGATCCGCCGGCCGCCGCATCGACGACTTTGTCGAAGCGTCCGTGGGAGCCCGCCAGCACGCTGGCGTTCACCCGGGTGCCGAGTTCGCCGAAGCTTTCCGGCTCGCGGTCGAACAGGATCGTGCCGGCCGAGGCGCCCGGTCCGTAGAGCACGGTTTGCGGGCCTTTGATCACCGTGAGTTTGTCGTAGGTTTCGGGCGAGATGTACGAGGTCGGCGCGTCCATCCGGCCGGGACAGGCGCCGAGCATCATGCTGCCGTTGGTGAGGATGTTCAGGCGCGAACCGAACATGCCGCGCAGCACCGGATCACCGTTGGTGCCGCCGTTGCGCACCAGGGCGAAACCGGGAATGGTCTTCAGGTAGTCGCCGCCATCGCTGGCCGGAACTGGCTGGCGTGGGTCCTTCGGGTTGGTGACGATGGTCAGCGGCGAGCTCGGGGCGATGGCGGTGATCACCGTCGGGCTCAGTTCGTCAGTGTGGCCGGTGTGTTCGTCGGCGTGGACCAGCGGGGACAGCAGGACGCCGCAAAGGACGGCGGTAGCGTGCCTGAAACGAACGCGGGATTCGTTCAGGGCAAAGGACGCCGGGGCAGAACCCGGGCGTGGGACAGCAGAAAACCTGGACATGACAATTTCCATCAAACAGTCGTAAACGACACGGCCGGCAGCCTGAAGCTGTCTTCTCAAAACCGTGTGCAATCAGAGGTGGGTGATTACGCTGCGACGGGCGGGGCGCGGGTGCGGGCGCCGGGGAAAAAGGTCTGCCGGGCATGGCCCAGACGCGGGGAGGGCGGGGTGAAGGTGTTGACCAGAGGAATGCTGAAAGTGGCGAAGCTGCCGCCACCGGTCAGCGCCGGGCAGTTGAACAGCAGGCTGCAATAACCGCATTTTTCCCACAGCACGTGGTGCGAGGATTGTGGCGGACAGTGTTCGGCCGAGGGTTTTGTTTCATGCGCGGAGTGATCCATGCCCGGCATGTCCATCGACATGTCCATGCTCATCGGCATGGAGGTCGAGGCGTGCTGATCCATCGGCATCGACTGGGAAATCAGCGGGCCGATGAAGATCATCAACATGGCGAACAGGGCGATCCAGCTGCCGCGGGTCAGGTGTTCAGTCTGACGGCGTTGCAGGGAGGGCCTGGCGCTCAGGGGGCGCATGGGCGGAGTCTGCCGGAACGGTTACTGGGCGTGCGCGTGGGCTTGCGTGGCTTCCGGTGGCTTCTTCTGCACGGCGACCTCAACGGTCACGTCACCGGCCTTTTCGAAGTGCATCGTCAGGGGAAAGCGCTTGCCGTCGGTCAGCAGACTGCGGTCGGTAGGGTTCATCAGCATCACGTGATAGGCCATTGGCGCGAAGGTCACGTTTCCACCGGCCGGGATGGCCACGTTCGGCACCTGTTGCATCTTCATCAGATCGCCCTGCATCACATGCTCGTGCAGTTCCGCTGCTGGGGCGATCGGCGAGTCGACGCTGAGCAGGCGGTCAGCCGTCTTGCCACCGTTGTGAATGATGAAATACGCGGCAACGGTCGGCGCGTTCGGCGGCAGTTCCTGCGACCACGGGTGGGCGATTTCCAGCTCGCCGGCCTTGTATTCGTGGGCATGGGCGAAGCACGCCGGCAGCAACAGCGCAGCGATGACGATGAATTTGTTCAACATGGCAGTTCTCCAGAACGATTTGAAACGCAGGTCAAATGCGGGAACAAATCAAACCAGAGGAGAGGCGCGGGGATTGAGGCTCGGCCATTGCTGGCGCGGTGTCGGAGTTTGCAGCACGGCGGGCGCCACACTGCGATTGCTTTCGTACCGGGCGAAATACAACTGCGGCGAATGCCCCGGCAACGCCACCACTGGCGCCGATCCGGAACAGCACCAGCAATGCTGCATGGTCGAATGATTGTCACCGCTCTGCGGCGCTTTCTGATCGAGGCTGCCGATGTCGATCGCCACCATCTTCGTCCCGCTGCCGGTGCAGAAACTGCTCCACAGCAACTGCTCGGCCGGCGTTTGCGCCGCCTGCGCCATCGCTCCCGTCAACGGCATGGCGAGCATGTTGAACAGCACTGCGAAGCAGGCGATCCAGGCAAATGCGAGCCGGTGTCGGTTCATGGGACAGGTCCGTAGGGTGGGCGATCAGGCGCGGCTATTTAGCCTGATCAGGGCCGATAAGTAAAAAAGCGTCGTGCGGTTTGGTGTCGCAGCACTCTTTCAAGAGAGTGTAGCGGCTCGAATTTGCATTGCATGGGACTTGCGTCAACAACTGAAGCTATCGCGAGATGAAAAAAGCTCCGTCTCGATCACGGTTTTTCAAGAGCCGAGATGACGTCATCAACCGTCGCAAATTCCCGATCAACCCCCGCCAACTCCGGTCGCCTCAACACCATCACCGGCACCCCAAGCTCCCGCGCCACGTCCAGTTTCGGCTCGGTCGCGGTGCTGCCGCTGTTCTTGCTGATCAGCACGTCGATCTGCCGGCGTTCGAACAGCGCCCGCTCATCTTCCAGCAGAAACGGTCCACGGGCGCCGATGACTTCGCAGCGTTCGTTGCCGGGGTAGACGTCGAGGGCGCGCAGGGTCCAGAACTGGTGCGCGGGGATTTCGTCGAGGTGTTGCAGCGGTTCGCGGCCGAGGGTGAACAGCGGGCGGCGGAAGGGTTCGAGGGCGTTGATCAGTTCGGCCCAGTCGGCGACTTCGCGCCAGTCATCGCCCGGCTGTGGCTGCCACGCCGGGCGGCGCAGGGCCCAGCAGGGGATGCCGGTGAGTTGCGCAGCGGTGGCGGCGTTCTGGCTGATCTGTGCGGCGTAGGGGTGGGTCGCGTCGAGCAAAAGTGTGATGCCTTCGTCGCGAATGAACTGCGCCAGACCTTCGGCACCGCCGTAGCCGCCGACGCGCACCTGACAGGTCAGATCGGTCGGTACCCGGCCGACGCCGGCCAGGCTGTAAATGTGTTCCGGCCCCAACGTGCGCGCGATGGCCAGCGCTTCAGTCACGCCGCCCAGCAACAGAATCCGTTTCATACGAAAGCCCCCGCATGGCCAACGATGCCGCCCTGACGATCAATCGCAAACACTTCGACCTGCACCTGCGCCGGCACCACGCTGCGGGCGAATTCCAGAGCATGGCGACAGACCTCATCACCGAGGGCGACACCCGCCGCGCTGGCCATCGCCAACGCCTGCTGACTGGTATTCGCCCCTCGAATGGCTTGCTGCAACGCATCGTCAGCACCAATCGCCGCCGCCCATTCAGCCAGTTGCGGCAGGTCGATGCTCGAATGGCGCGAGTGCAGATCCATGTGCCCGGCCGCCAGTTTGCTGATCTTGCCGAAGCCGCCGCACAGGCTGAGTTTATCCACAGGCACTTTGCGCAGGTGCTTGAGTACCGCGCCGACGAAGTCGCCCATTTCGATCAGGGCGATTTCCGGCAGGTTGTAGACCCGGCGCATGGTGTCTTCGCTGGCGTTGCCGGTGCAGGCGGCGATGTGCAGGTAGCCGTTGGTTTTCGCTACGTCGATGCCTTGATGGATCGAAGCGATGTACGCCGCGCAGGAAAACGGCCGGACGATGCCGCTGGTGCCGAGGATCGACAGGCCGCCGAGAATGCCCAGGCGCGGGTTCATGGTTTTCAGCGCCAGGGCTTCGCCGCCCTCGACGTTGACCGTCACTTCGAAGCCGCCGCAATAGCCGGATTCTTCGGCGAGCAGCGTCAGGTGATCGCTGATCATCTTGCGCGGCACCGGGTTGATCGCGGGCTCGCCGACGCCCAGCACCAGCCCCGGCCGGGTGACGGTGCCGACGCCTTTGCCGGCGATGAAGCGGATGCCCGGCTCGTCGATCAGTTGCACGCGGGAGTAGAGCAGGGCGCCGTGAGTCACGTCCGGATCGTCGCCGGCATCTTTGATCGTCCCGGCTTCGGCGCCGTTCTCGGTGAGCCGGCAGAACTCCAGGCGCATCTGCACCTGCTTGCCTTTGGGCAACACGATCTGCACGGCGTCCGCCACCACGCCGCCGAGCAACAGGCGCGCGGCGGCGAGGCTGGTGGCCGTGGCGCAACTGCCGGTGGTCAGGCCGCTGCGCAGGGGCGCAGGTTGTTCGGCGGTTTCGTCACGCATCGAGGGGCTTGACCAGATCGAGCAGGGTGATCGGCAGGGCCTGGCGCCAGGTGTCGAACTCGCCCAGCGGCTGGGCTTGAGCGATGTGGACGCGGGTCAGCTCGCCGCCGTGGCGTTCGCGCCAGCTCATCAAGGTCATTTCGCTTTGCAGGGTCACGGCGTTGGCGACCAGCCGGCCGCCGGGTTTGAGTTGTTCCCAGCAGGTGTCGAGCACACCTTCGCGGGTCACACCACCGCCGATGAAAATCGCGTCCGGACGCTCCAGTCCGGCGAGCGCCTGCGGAGCACTGCCGCGAATCAGTTGCAGGCCGGGAACACCCAGCGCATCGCGATTGTGTTCAATCAATTGCTGGCGGCCGTCATCGGCTTCGATGGCCAGCGCACGGCAACTCGGGTGAGCGCGCATCCACTCGATACCGATCGAGCCGCTACCGGCGCCGACGTCCCAGAGCAATTCGCCCGGTGTCGGGGCGAGGCGGGCGAGGGTGATGGCGCGCACGTCGCGTTTGGTCAGTTGGCCGTCATGTTTGAAGGCTGAATCCGGCAGGC
The window above is part of the Pseudomonas fluorescens genome. Proteins encoded here:
- a CDS encoding ABC transporter substrate-binding protein, which produces MTVRSLLCLALLLGTTQAFAEATKYPLTIQSCNREVTFKQAPKHAVSHDINMTQMMLALGLKSKMAGYSGVSGWKSVTPEMQSLLDGLPELAAKYPSVETLLNANVDFFFAGWDYGMRVGGDLTPQTLQPLGINVYELTESCAFVMKRPAATLDDTYNDLRNLGKIFDVQDRANALIADMQNQVAEISKDLPAEKPRVFLYDSGEDRAMTSGRLGMPQALIDAAGGRNILDDVEASWTRVNWETVVERNPQVIVIVDYSEITAEQKIEFLLKNKALQSVDAIKNQRFIVIPYVQATPGIDNVLAVETLAKGFHGE
- a CDS encoding ABC transporter ATP-binding protein codes for the protein MTSLSLTDLAWTPLGHGHCHHQFQLRDASLHVAAGEFVGLIGPNGSGKTSLLRCAYRFSQPEHGEVRLDHHNVWKQSSRWCAQRIAVVLQEFPDAFGLTVEEVVAMGRTPHKGLFDGDTLEDRSLATQALKSVGLDGFEDHAFATLSGGEKQRVILARALTQQPQLLILDEPTNHLDPRYQLELLQLVKRLQIGTLASIHDLNLAAAFCDRLYVINHGRIVASGTPQEVLTVELLRDVFGVEALIDAHPLHGYPRITWITRP
- a CDS encoding TonB-dependent receptor; this encodes MNKYLLSSLCLFALNHSAHADNAPLTLPTGTITAPANDDPTVSLTTPTSAGSRLNLNAMETPASVESLSGEQVRARGDRSVQDAVSRSTGISRTGTPGDGGTSLQARGFTGQSSVMQLYDGNRMYTGMGTVTFPVDTWSMERVDVLRGPASVLYGEGATGAVVNVIPKKPFEGEIENHVRVGYGSFDRQQQAFDSGGSLTDTLSYRLNLNRLRSNGWIDRGDSSSDFISAALRWQATDDLTFTLAHDYGDQRPQNYFGTPLINGQLKDSLRNKNYNVRDDKQHYNDQWTRLTTDWQINDAVSASNELYYLKAQRRWQNAENYNFDAGSQQLSRSGYFGIGHKQEQVGDRQTFTFKHSLFGFDSQTVTGVDYNRIRFQLDSNSPFNDVLPNGQPLDLYHPQPGYFESANPYRDQFDSTTKQMSVFAENRTQLSERWSLVTGVRRDYVHVDRNNLVDGSQSDKTLTGNNWKAGLVFALTQGTSFYGQVATSTDGIGGLISLSPSQQQYDLSTARQTEIGLKQLFWDQRGEFTLAAYRIVKKKLLTDDPGNPTLKQQVGQQSSNGLEASLDLQLPHAWQLQANAAIVKAKYDDFEEVVGGVPVSRNGNRPVDVPRRTANLWLSKALSDDLKAGAGVRYVDARYADMANRNELPSYTVVDATLSWKALRNTTLGLQVNNLFDRTYAQSQYNEGQQWILGEPRSFFVTADYTF
- a CDS encoding PepSY-associated TM helix domain-containing protein, whose protein sequence is MKQPKPNFYNLAWRWHFYAGLFVAPFMVMLALTGIIYLFKPQLDSLMYSSLLNVPAGHHTVPADDLLQKVKSAYPQGQVTQYLPPVNAERSAQFVVANAGHELNVFVDPYHGDILGEQDAKQNLQAIARAIHGELMIGTVGDRLIEMAAGWGVVLVVSGVFLWWPRGQAAGILWPRLNSRGRVLWRDLHAVTGFWGATLLLVMLLSGMTWTGFWGKQYAQVWNVFPAAMWDNVPTSDVEAGSLNNAARQTVPWAMENTPMPMSGDHAEHMAHGGMQHGPAAPTIRLQDVQNIAIERKVEPGYSITLPTTATGVFTIAVFADDPRNDATLHVDQYTGKVLADVRFEQYGAVARATEIGVMLHEGKMFGTFNQIIVLLICLMILLSAVSGVVIWWKRRPQGKFGVPPLRHDLPKWKTGVAIMLVLAVVFPLVGASLVVVWLLDRLLLSRLGRQAESASTSS
- a CDS encoding TonB-dependent copper receptor — its product is MSRFSAVPRPGSAPASFALNESRVRFRHATAVLCGVLLSPLVHADEHTGHTDELSPTVITAIAPSSPLTIVTNPKDPRQPVPASDGGDYLKTIPGFALVRNGGTNGDPVLRGMFGSRLNILTNGSMMLGACPGRMDAPTSYISPETYDKLTVIKGPQTVLYGPGASAGTILFDREPESFGELGTRVNASVLAGSHGRFDKVVDAAAGGSLGYVRVIGNTAHSDDYRDGNNDIVASRYDKWNGDVAVGWTPDADTLIELTAGKGDGEARYAGRGMDGSQFLRESIGLRVEKSNITDVLEKLEAQVYYNYADHVMDNYTLRTPSGTGMMAGPMASNVDRRTLGARIKATWRWADIQLITGLDAQTNEHRQRSGMGIDTYKDQPYTKDADFHNYGVFSEMTWYAADRDRLITGARVDRASAKDYRQTTGSGMMSRPNPTAGDTRADTLPSGFVRYEHDLADSPTTLYAGLGHAQRFPDYWELFSPKSGPAGSVNAFDSIKPEKTTQLDFGVNYKSAELEAWASGYIGVVRDYILFDYTPGMMGMSTSRAENIDARIMGGELGAAYKLTDNWKADATLAYAWGKNSSDGKALPQMPPLDARFGLTYTEDNWSAGALWRVVAAQNRIDQNQGNVVGKDYDKSSGFGVFSLNGAYRINKNWKVSTGVDNLFGKAYAEHLNLAGNAGFGYPANDPQAINEPGRTLWTKVDMSF
- a CDS encoding DUF2946 domain-containing protein, giving the protein MRPLSARPSLQRRQTEHLTRGSWIALFAMLMIFIGPLISQSMPMDQHASTSMPMSMDMSMDMPGMDHSAHETKPSAEHCPPQSSHHVLWEKCGYCSLLFNCPALTGGGSFATFSIPLVNTFTPPSPRLGHARQTFFPGARTRAPPVAA
- a CDS encoding copper chaperone PCu(A)C encodes the protein MLNKFIVIAALLLPACFAHAHEYKAGELEIAHPWSQELPPNAPTVAAYFIIHNGGKTADRLLSVDSPIAPAAELHEHVMQGDLMKMQQVPNVAIPAGGNVTFAPMAYHVMLMNPTDRSLLTDGKRFPLTMHFEKAGDVTVEVAVQKKPPEATQAHAHAQ
- a CDS encoding DUF2946 domain-containing protein, whose protein sequence is MNRHRLAFAWIACFAVLFNMLAMPLTGAMAQAAQTPAEQLLWSSFCTGSGTKMVAIDIGSLDQKAPQSGDNHSTMQHCWCCSGSAPVVALPGHSPQLYFARYESNRSVAPAVLQTPTPRQQWPSLNPRASPLV
- a CDS encoding cobalt-precorrin-6A reductase → MKRILLLGGVTEALAIARTLGPEHIYSLAGVGRVPTDLTCQVRVGGYGGAEGLAQFIRDEGITLLLDATHPYAAQISQNAATAAQLTGIPCWALRRPAWQPQPGDDWREVADWAELINALEPFRRPLFTLGREPLQHLDEIPAHQFWTLRALDVYPGNERCEVIGARGPFLLEDERALFERRQIDVLISKNSGSTATEPKLDVARELGVPVMVLRRPELAGVDREFATVDDVISALEKP
- a CDS encoding cobalt-precorrin-5B (C(1))-methyltransferase, with protein sequence MRDETAEQPAPLRSGLTTGSCATATSLAAARLLLGGVVADAVQIVLPKGKQVQMRLEFCRLTENGAEAGTIKDAGDDPDVTHGALLYSRVQLIDEPGIRFIAGKGVGTVTRPGLVLGVGEPAINPVPRKMISDHLTLLAEESGYCGGFEVTVNVEGGEALALKTMNPRLGILGGLSILGTSGIVRPFSCAAYIASIHQGIDVAKTNGYLHIAACTGNASEDTMRRVYNLPEIALIEMGDFVGAVLKHLRKVPVDKLSLCGGFGKISKLAAGHMDLHSRHSSIDLPQLAEWAAAIGADDALQQAIRGANTSQQALAMASAAGVALGDEVCRHALEFARSVVPAQVQVEVFAIDRQGGIVGHAGAFV